In one window of Clostridia bacterium DNA:
- a CDS encoding energy-coupling factor transporter ATPase — MQAITVDNVSYRYLIDDAELTAVDRVSLSIEEREFVVLLGANGTGKSTLAKMLNGLLVPQEGTVTVYGDSTADETDEVIFRIRSTVGMVFQNPDNQMVASIIEDDVAFGPENLGVPHDEIVERVEWALNAVGMLDYRRHTPLKLSGGQKQRVAIASVLAMKPKVLVLDESTAMLDPMGRAEVLSVLHDLNRRENMTVVLITHHMDECVGADRAVVLEDGHVAFSGKPHDLFADEALVTRCGLELPPVAKIASLLHDKGYAVDAGECDLNDLAEQICRLK, encoded by the coding sequence ATGCAAGCCATCACCGTTGACAACGTATCCTATCGGTACCTCATCGACGACGCCGAATTGACGGCGGTCGACCGCGTTTCTCTATCCATCGAGGAGCGCGAGTTCGTCGTGCTTTTGGGTGCCAACGGCACGGGTAAGAGCACGCTTGCCAAGATGCTCAACGGTCTTTTGGTCCCGCAGGAAGGCACGGTCACGGTCTACGGCGACAGCACGGCGGACGAAACGGACGAGGTCATTTTCCGCATTCGTTCCACGGTGGGCATGGTTTTTCAAAATCCCGACAATCAAATGGTCGCTTCCATCATCGAGGACGACGTGGCGTTCGGCCCCGAGAATTTGGGCGTTCCGCACGACGAGATCGTCGAGCGGGTAGAGTGGGCGCTCAACGCCGTGGGTATGTTGGACTACCGTCGTCACACCCCCCTCAAACTGTCGGGCGGGCAGAAACAGCGCGTCGCCATCGCCTCGGTTTTGGCCATGAAGCCCAAGGTTTTGGTGTTGGACGAGAGCACGGCCATGCTCGATCCCATGGGCCGCGCCGAGGTGCTGTCGGTGTTGCACGACCTCAACCGACGCGAGAATATGACCGTGGTGCTCATCACGCACCACATGGACGAGTGCGTGGGTGCCGACCGCGCCGTCGTTTTGGAAGACGGCCATGTGGCGTTTTCGGGCAAGCCGCACGATTTATTTGCGGACGAAGCCTTGGTCACCCGTTGCGGGTTGGAGTTGCCGCCCGTAGCCAAGATAGCCTCCCTCTTGCACGACAAGGGGTACGCCGTCGACGCGGGCGAATGCGATTTGAACGATTTAGCGGAGCAGATATGTCGATTGAAGTAG
- a CDS encoding RNA-binding S4 domain-containing protein, with the protein MRIDKYLKVCRLIKRRTMANEACDSERILINGKVVKPSKEVKEGDVVTVCYGNKTVTVRVLKVADVVRKEEASQLYEVIDEV; encoded by the coding sequence ATGAGAATCGATAAATATTTGAAAGTATGCAGATTGATCAAACGCCGCACGATGGCAAACGAAGCGTGCGACTCCGAGCGCATTTTGATAAACGGCAAGGTGGTGAAACCCTCCAAAGAAGTGAAGGAAGGGGACGTGGTGACCGTGTGCTACGGCAATAAGACCGTGACCGTGCGCGTGCTGAAAGTGGCCGACGTGGTGCGCAAAGAAGAAGCGTCGCAACTGTACGAGGTGATAGATGAAGTATAG
- the ispF gene encoding 2-C-methyl-D-erythritol 2,4-cyclodiphosphate synthase, which yields MKYSVIIPAAGAAERFGEEKLRLPYAGGEVWQAAVGVFEEDEDAVEIFLVVPEDEVANYHPNSAKCTVIAGGKTRAESVRNALLHVTEDYVLVHDGARPNLDRALVRRVVEALETHDAVVPVVGATDSTLYQGNYVDRKEVQAVQTPQGFLTSLLRECVAQADGDYTDEGSLVEKVCPAYRVDGDVNNRKLTYPVDYYGLAGRTVTGVGYDIHRLTEGDGITLGGVKIPCDKKAVAHSDGDCVLHAVMDAALSTAGLKDIGHYFPNTPEWKDADSRRMLGIVLDEVKAKGCVPTAISVAVVCEAPKLSPYFDGMRESLADLMGIRPSDVGITCTTNEGVAMRVNDLVTSEAIAAFATVTALRKAR from the coding sequence ATGAAGTATAGCGTGATCATCCCCGCGGCGGGCGCGGCAGAGCGATTCGGCGAAGAAAAACTGCGCTTGCCCTACGCGGGCGGCGAAGTGTGGCAAGCGGCCGTCGGCGTTTTTGAAGAAGACGAGGACGCCGTCGAAATCTTTTTGGTCGTACCCGAAGACGAGGTGGCGAATTATCACCCCAATAGCGCGAAGTGCACAGTGATAGCGGGCGGCAAAACGCGCGCGGAAAGCGTGCGAAACGCCCTATTGCACGTAACCGAAGACTACGTGCTCGTCCACGACGGCGCGAGGCCCAACCTCGACCGCGCTTTGGTGCGGCGCGTCGTAGAAGCATTGGAAACGCACGACGCCGTGGTGCCCGTGGTGGGGGCGACGGACAGTACGCTCTACCAAGGCAACTACGTAGATCGTAAGGAAGTGCAAGCCGTGCAAACGCCGCAAGGCTTCCTGACGAGCCTACTGCGGGAATGCGTGGCGCAAGCAGACGGCGACTACACGGACGAAGGAAGTCTCGTGGAAAAGGTTTGCCCCGCGTATAGGGTGGACGGGGACGTAAACAACCGCAAATTGACCTATCCCGTGGACTACTACGGCCTGGCGGGCCGCACGGTAACGGGGGTGGGATACGACATACACCGATTGACCGAAGGGGACGGCATAACGCTCGGCGGGGTGAAGATACCCTGCGACAAAAAAGCGGTGGCGCACTCGGACGGCGACTGTGTACTGCACGCCGTGATGGACGCGGCACTGTCTACGGCAGGGCTGAAGGATATCGGGCATTATTTTCCCAATACGCCCGAATGGAAGGACGCGGACAGCCGACGGATGCTCGGCATCGTGCTGGACGAGGTGAAGGCGAAAGGCTGCGTGCCGACGGCTATATCGGTGGCCGTGGTGTGCGAAGCGCCCAAATTGTCGCCGTATTTCGACGGAATGCGCGAGTCCTTGGCTGACCTGATGGGGATACGCCCGAGCGACGTGGGTATAACCTGCACCACCAACGAAGGCGTGGCGATGAGGGTAAACGACCTCGTGACGAGCGAAGCGATAGCGGCTTTCGCCACCGTTACGGCATTGCGCAAAGCGCGGTGA
- a CDS encoding pyridoxal phosphate-dependent aminotransferase, whose protein sequence is MINKEMQDLGENRSAIRELFEFGCRRKAELGADSVFDFSLGNPSVQPPASVGESIARHAAETGVHNYTTAAGDMAVRTRISQHIRDSFGADVPASYIYLTCGAAAALTITFRALCCAGDEFIVLAPYFPEYYVFIRSAGGVPVVAPMQEDCGVNLTALSTLVGPKTKAIVVNSPNNPSGVVYSDAELAALALLLRTRAAEYGHPIYLIADEPYREIAYDVDVPYLPRLYPDTIVCYSYSKSLSLPGERIGYVAVNPAATDASSVYAAVCGAGRALGYVCAPSLLQRVVGDLQGVTSDVAVYRTNRDLLYGGLTALGFTCIKPQGAFYLFVKAPVEDSESVSEVAKQYGLLLVPGDSFGAKGWLRVAYCVDTVMIRRSLPAFASLAAYYGLKA, encoded by the coding sequence ATGATCAACAAAGAAATGCAAGATTTAGGTGAAAATCGTTCCGCCATTCGCGAGTTATTCGAGTTTGGCTGTCGCCGTAAGGCGGAGTTGGGCGCGGATAGCGTCTTCGACTTCAGCTTGGGCAATCCGTCCGTACAGCCCCCCGCTTCGGTAGGGGAGTCCATCGCGCGCCACGCGGCGGAGACGGGCGTGCACAACTACACCACGGCGGCGGGCGATATGGCGGTGCGCACCCGCATTTCTCAGCATATTCGCGACAGTTTCGGCGCGGACGTGCCCGCGTCGTATATCTATCTCACTTGCGGCGCGGCGGCGGCGCTCACCATCACCTTCCGTGCGCTCTGTTGCGCGGGCGACGAGTTCATTGTGCTGGCCCCCTATTTCCCCGAGTATTACGTCTTCATTCGTTCGGCGGGCGGCGTTCCCGTGGTCGCACCCATGCAAGAGGATTGCGGCGTCAACCTCACGGCGCTTAGCACCCTCGTCGGGCCCAAGACCAAGGCCATTGTCGTCAACAGCCCCAACAATCCTTCGGGCGTCGTCTATTCGGATGCCGAGTTGGCGGCCTTGGCTCTTTTGTTGCGCACCCGTGCCGCCGAGTACGGCCACCCCATCTATCTCATCGCGGACGAGCCCTATCGGGAGATTGCCTACGACGTAGACGTTCCCTACTTGCCCCGTCTCTATCCCGACACCATCGTGTGCTACAGCTACAGCAAGTCGCTGTCCCTGCCGGGCGAGCGTATCGGCTACGTTGCCGTCAATCCCGCCGCCACCGACGCTTCCTCGGTGTACGCCGCCGTATGCGGTGCGGGACGCGCCTTGGGCTACGTGTGCGCCCCTTCTCTTCTCCAACGGGTAGTGGGCGATTTGCAGGGCGTCACATCGGATGTGGCTGTCTATCGCACCAACCGCGATCTCTTGTACGGCGGTCTCACCGCGTTGGGTTTCACCTGCATCAAGCCGCAGGGGGCGTTCTATCTCTTCGTCAAGGCCCCCGTTGAGGACAGCGAGTCGGTCAGCGAGGTGGCCAAGCAGTACGGCCTGTTGCTCGTTCCCGGTGACAGTTTTGGCGCGAAGGGCTGGCTTCGCGTGGCCTATTGCGTAGATACGGTTATGATTCGCCGTAGCCTTCCCGCCTTTGCCTCGCTTGCCGCCTACTACGGGCTCAAAGCCTAA
- a CDS encoding PaaI family thioesterase, translating to MNFLDHILKNDRFAILNKVELVEVSAEYAIAKAPVTENALNADGVAQGGFIFTLADLCFTFLANYLHPRTVTQMATATYVAPAKGKWLWAKAVELSATKHNDVVQVTVTDEDGNTVGLFQFNGFIAKTE from the coding sequence ATGAACTTTCTCGACCATATTTTGAAAAACGACAGATTCGCTATCTTGAACAAAGTGGAATTGGTGGAAGTGTCGGCGGAATACGCCATAGCGAAGGCCCCCGTGACCGAAAATGCGCTCAATGCGGACGGCGTGGCGCAAGGCGGGTTTATCTTCACCCTCGCCGACCTCTGCTTTACCTTCCTCGCCAACTATTTGCACCCGCGGACGGTCACGCAGATGGCCACGGCGACCTACGTCGCGCCCGCCAAGGGCAAGTGGCTGTGGGCAAAGGCCGTGGAGTTGTCGGCGACAAAGCACAACGACGTGGTGCAGGTGACGGTGACGGACGAGGACGGCAATACGGTGGGGTTGTTTCAGTTCAACGGCTTCATAGCGAAAACCGAATAA
- a CDS encoding M23 family metallopeptidase, whose amino-acid sequence MEKKYKENKVLLFFKKNIYAILMVVCLLAIIALVTYTVIIGNQSNSDALPAGNVVDASGKPVDDSNKENKTETDTPKTTDKSNTAAAAEADKTPEPQAVAFVIDKPIEGAEVLKDYTDSTLVYNATMKHWSTHQGVDFLSDVGTAVRAVFDGEVTAIGTTTMRGTEVTLKHSDGFSTIYALLAPSVPVKVGDKVKKGDVIGYVAQTGYFESADPSHLHFEVKRDDKLVDPNYYFEGNDNK is encoded by the coding sequence ATGGAAAAGAAGTATAAAGAAAACAAAGTGTTGCTATTCTTCAAAAAGAACATATACGCCATTTTGATGGTGGTGTGCCTGTTGGCCATTATCGCCCTCGTCACCTACACCGTCATCATCGGCAATCAAAGCAATTCCGACGCCTTACCCGCCGGCAACGTGGTAGACGCCTCGGGCAAACCCGTAGACGATAGCAATAAGGAAAACAAGACCGAAACCGACACGCCCAAGACCACGGACAAATCGAACACGGCGGCCGCGGCGGAGGCCGACAAAACGCCCGAACCGCAAGCGGTGGCGTTCGTCATCGACAAGCCCATCGAGGGGGCGGAAGTCCTCAAGGACTACACGGACAGCACGCTCGTCTACAACGCCACGATGAAGCATTGGTCTACCCACCAAGGCGTGGATTTCCTGTCCGACGTCGGCACGGCGGTGCGCGCCGTCTTCGACGGCGAAGTGACGGCCATCGGCACCACTACGATGCGTGGCACCGAGGTCACGCTCAAGCATAGCGACGGCTTTTCCACGATTTACGCGCTTCTCGCGCCGTCCGTACCCGTCAAGGTGGGCGACAAGGTCAAGAAAGGGGACGTCATCGGCTACGTGGCCCAGACGGGCTACTTCGAGTCCGCCGATCCCTCGCACCTGCACTTCGAGGTCAAGCGCGACGACAAATTGGTCGATCCCAACTACTACTTCGAGGGCAACGACAACAAATAA